A region from the Paraburkholderia youngii genome encodes:
- a CDS encoding HigA family addiction module antitoxin, producing the protein MVIKRSALKSIDFSDIDTGAAIDEIHPGEILRSEFLEPLGMSVNALALALRVPAPRINDVVRGRRAISADTALRLERYFGASAQFWLNLQIAYDLRVATAAAGEQIEREIEPMPRAERPKLPSVPAGHARAAALAASVRGTVSARTRRKT; encoded by the coding sequence ATGGTCATCAAACGCTCCGCGCTGAAAAGCATCGATTTCTCCGACATCGATACGGGCGCGGCCATTGACGAGATCCATCCTGGCGAAATTCTGCGCAGCGAGTTTCTCGAGCCGCTCGGCATGTCCGTCAACGCGCTCGCCCTTGCACTGCGGGTGCCGGCGCCGCGCATCAACGACGTCGTGCGCGGCCGCCGCGCCATCTCCGCCGATACCGCGCTGCGGCTCGAGCGCTATTTCGGCGCCAGCGCGCAGTTCTGGCTCAATCTGCAGATTGCCTACGATCTGCGCGTCGCCACCGCCGCCGCCGGCGAGCAGATCGAACGGGAAATCGAACCGATGCCGCGCGCCGAGCGCCCGAAACTGCCCAGCGTGCCCGCCGGGCACGCCCGGGCCGCGGCGCTCGCGGCCAGCGTCCGCGGCACCGTCTCGGCCAGGACGCGCCGCAAGACCTGA
- a CDS encoding class 1 fructose-bisphosphatase has product MSLQRRTTLTKYLIEQQRETNNLPADLRLLIEVVARACKAISYHVSKGALGDALGSAGSENVQGEVQKKLDILSNEILLEANEWGGNLAGMASEEMEQFFPIPANYPKGEYLLVFDPLDGSSNIDVNVSIGTIFSVLRCPDGHQATEQSFLQPGTEQVAAGYAVYGPQTVLVLTTGNGVNCFTLDRELGSWVLTQSDMRIPVETREYAINASNERHWYPPVQQYIGELKAGKDGSRQADFNMRWIASMVADVHRILNRGGIFMYPADKRTPDKPGKLRLMYEANPMAFIVEQAGGAATNGEKRILDVQPKSLHERVAVFLGSKNEVDRVTRYHLEAKK; this is encoded by the coding sequence ATGTCTTTGCAACGTCGTACCACTCTCACGAAGTACCTGATCGAGCAGCAGCGTGAAACCAACAACCTGCCCGCCGATCTGCGCCTGTTGATCGAAGTCGTCGCGCGCGCGTGCAAGGCGATCAGCTACCACGTCAGCAAGGGCGCGCTCGGCGATGCCCTCGGCTCGGCGGGCAGCGAAAACGTCCAGGGCGAGGTGCAGAAGAAGCTCGACATCCTGTCGAACGAAATTCTGCTCGAGGCGAACGAATGGGGCGGCAACCTCGCAGGCATGGCCTCCGAGGAAATGGAACAGTTCTTCCCGATTCCGGCCAACTATCCGAAGGGCGAATATCTGCTCGTGTTCGATCCGCTCGACGGCTCGTCGAACATCGACGTCAATGTGTCGATCGGCACGATCTTCTCGGTGCTGCGCTGCCCGGACGGCCACCAGGCCACCGAGCAATCGTTCCTGCAGCCGGGCACGGAGCAGGTCGCCGCGGGCTATGCGGTGTACGGCCCGCAAACAGTGCTCGTGCTGACCACCGGCAACGGCGTGAACTGCTTCACGCTCGATCGCGAACTCGGCTCGTGGGTGCTCACGCAAAGCGACATGCGTATTCCCGTCGAAACTCGCGAGTACGCGATCAACGCTTCGAACGAACGTCACTGGTATCCGCCGGTTCAGCAATACATCGGCGAACTGAAAGCGGGCAAGGACGGTTCGCGCCAGGCCGACTTCAACATGCGCTGGATCGCATCGATGGTCGCCGACGTACATCGCATCCTGAATCGCGGCGGCATCTTCATGTACCCGGCCGACAAGCGCACACCGGACAAGCCCGGCAAGCTGCGTCTGATGTATGAAGCCAATCCGATGGCCTTCATCGTCGAGCAGGCGGGCGGCGCCGCAACCAACGGCGAGAAGCGTATTCTCGACGTCCAGCCAAAGAGCCTGCACGAGCGCGTCGCGGTGTTCCTCGGCTCAAAGAACGAGGTCGATCGCGTAACCCGCTATCACCTCGAAGCGAAGAAGTGA
- a CDS encoding type II toxin-antitoxin system RelE/ParE family toxin: MITTFADKATARIFQGRFVHTLPHSIQPLAHRKLLMIDAASSIANLHAPSGNRLEALQGERSGQWSIRINAQWRICFHFVGEDALNVEIVDYH, from the coding sequence ATGATCACGACGTTCGCAGACAAGGCCACCGCAAGAATTTTCCAGGGCAGGTTCGTGCATACGTTGCCGCACTCGATCCAGCCGCTAGCACATCGCAAGCTGCTGATGATCGACGCCGCGAGCTCCATCGCGAATTTGCACGCGCCGTCCGGAAACCGGCTCGAAGCGTTGCAAGGCGAGCGCAGCGGGCAATGGAGCATCCGCATCAATGCGCAGTGGCGCATCTGTTTTCATTTCGTCGGCGAGGACGCGCTGAATGTCGAGATCGTCGACTATCACTGA